The Agrococcus sp. ProA11 genomic sequence ACCGGTGGATGGTGAAGCTGGACCGGCCGGTGCTGGTGTTCGACGCCATCGGCCTGGGGATCTTCGTCGTGGAGGGCGCCAGGAAGGCGCTCGAGTTCGGGGTCGGCCCGGTCGGCGCCGCGTTCGTCGGCATGCTCACCGGCATCGGCGGCGGCATCCTGCGCGACGCGCTCGCCAACGACATCCCCGCCGTGTTCCGGCGTGACTCGCGGCTCTACCTGCTGCCCGCGCTCGTGGGCTCCAGTGCGGCGTCGGCCGCCGTGGTGCTCGGGCTGGGGCAGTGGTACGTGCTCGCCATCATCGCCGCCGGTGTCAGCGCGCTGCGCATCGCGAGCGAGCTGCTGCACTGGCGCGTGCCCGCGCTCAAGACCGAGGCGATCACGGTCATCCGCGACTGAGCAGGCTCAGCGCAGGTCGAGGATGTCGTCCTCGATGTCGGCGTCGCTGCGCCGAGCGGGCT encodes the following:
- a CDS encoding trimeric intracellular cation channel family protein, which gives rise to MEDPTGWVAVVRDVFSGVGILAFAISGALLAVQKRMDFVGMAGLAVVTATGGGMLRDVLIGATPVAAMVDWWMLMVALGGALTVWVLHRWMVKLDRPVLVFDAIGLGIFVVEGARKALEFGVGPVGAAFVGMLTGIGGGILRDALANDIPAVFRRDSRLYLLPALVGSSAASAAVVLGLGQWYVLAIIAAGVSALRIASELLHWRVPALKTEAITVIRD